Proteins encoded in a region of the Butyricicoccus intestinisimiae genome:
- the recQ gene encoding DNA helicase RecQ, whose amino-acid sequence MDLKHRLLWETFGYTEFRPGQLKLIDAMLAGRDVLGVMPTGAGKSICYQMAGMLLRGVTLVISPLISLMQDQVTALQRAGISACFINSSQSAEERRDAIAAASAGRCKLIYIAPERLEMLRFHDVLHKLKISMVAVDEAHCISQWGHDFRPSYRRIPQFLESLPERPVISAFTATATAQVREDIIQSLHLHQPERLITSFDRPNLYYEVRRPYDRERQLLRFVQEHPGQCGIIYCLTRKKTEELAQYLCDNQISAAAYHAGLDAMTRRAVQRKFLSGEIPVITATNAFGMGINKADVRFVVHFGMPRNLESYYQEAGRAGRDGEPAHCLMLFDEADIGLHEYLIRQDPENPALTDEKVVWLKKQNLRRLEQMKRYVFTEQCLRQHILAYFGQDAPDFCGQCSNCESTSVEKDITTDAQKILSCVYRVKEQCDAEQLCDILRGEPDTGYASVSTFGIMRDTERAEILTEMHRLVGIGCLVRQENPSRLSLTAAAKPVLFENKRVTLRVRADISAQEQRLARESRASDNPQLSRELREFRKNIAKLRGKPAFSIFSDKILEKLVQKRPQTAEQLEHIAGTADLRGREKEKLLQMLRDH is encoded by the coding sequence ATGGATTTGAAGCATCGCCTGCTGTGGGAGACATTTGGATACACAGAATTTCGTCCCGGACAGCTCAAACTCATTGACGCGATGCTGGCAGGGCGTGATGTGCTCGGCGTGATGCCGACCGGTGCGGGAAAGTCCATTTGCTATCAAATGGCTGGCATGCTGCTGCGCGGCGTCACGCTGGTCATTTCTCCGTTGATTTCTCTGATGCAGGATCAGGTGACAGCGCTGCAGCGGGCGGGCATCTCCGCCTGTTTTATCAACAGCTCGCAATCTGCGGAAGAACGGCGCGATGCGATTGCGGCGGCATCTGCTGGCCGCTGTAAGCTTATTTATATTGCGCCGGAACGGCTGGAGATGCTGCGGTTCCACGATGTATTGCACAAATTAAAAATTTCTATGGTCGCGGTAGATGAGGCGCACTGTATTTCCCAGTGGGGACATGATTTTCGCCCCAGCTATCGACGCATTCCGCAATTTTTGGAAAGCCTGCCGGAACGGCCGGTGATTTCTGCGTTTACGGCGACAGCAACGGCGCAGGTGCGGGAGGATATCATTCAGTCGCTGCATCTGCACCAGCCGGAGCGGCTGATTACGAGCTTTGACCGACCCAATTTGTATTATGAGGTGCGCAGGCCGTATGACCGAGAGAGACAGCTGCTGCGATTCGTGCAGGAACATCCCGGCCAATGCGGCATTATTTACTGTCTGACACGCAAAAAAACCGAGGAATTGGCACAATATCTCTGCGATAATCAGATTTCCGCGGCGGCATATCATGCGGGACTGGATGCTATGACGCGCCGCGCTGTCCAGCGCAAGTTTTTGAGCGGAGAAATCCCCGTGATTACCGCGACCAATGCGTTTGGCATGGGCATTAACAAGGCGGATGTACGATTTGTTGTGCATTTTGGCATGCCGCGCAATCTCGAAAGCTATTATCAAGAGGCGGGCAGAGCCGGACGCGACGGAGAGCCTGCACACTGCCTCATGCTGTTTGACGAAGCGGATATTGGGCTGCACGAGTATTTGATTCGGCAGGATCCGGAAAATCCGGCACTGACCGATGAGAAGGTGGTGTGGCTCAAAAAGCAAAATTTGCGGCGGCTGGAGCAGATGAAGCGATATGTGTTCACAGAGCAATGCCTGCGGCAGCATATTTTGGCGTATTTCGGACAGGATGCGCCGGATTTTTGCGGACAGTGCAGCAATTGCGAGAGCACCAGCGTGGAAAAAGACATCACGACGGATGCGCAGAAAATTTTATCCTGTGTGTACCGCGTCAAAGAGCAATGTGACGCCGAGCAGCTGTGCGATATTTTGCGCGGAGAACCGGACACAGGATATGCGTCCGTGTCGACATTCGGTATCATGCGCGACACCGAGCGGGCAGAAATTCTGACGGAAATGCATCGGCTTGTCGGTATCGGCTGCTTGGTGCGGCAGGAAAATCCGTCCAGACTCAGCTTGACAGCGGCGGCAAAGCCGGTATTGTTTGAGAACAAACGCGTGACCCTTCGCGTGCGGGCGGATATTTCGGCACAGGAACAGCGCTTGGCGCGCGAGAGCCGTGCCTCTGACAATCCGCAGTTGTCGCGCGAACTGCGTGAATTTCGCAAAAATATAGCAAAATTGCGGGGGAAACCGGCATTTTCTATTTTCTCTGATAAAATCTTGGAGAAGCTGGTGCAAAAGCGGCCGCAGACCGCCGAACAGCTGGAACACATCGCGGGCACTGCAGATTTGCGCGGACGAGAGAAAGAGAAGCTGCTGCAAATGTTACGAGACCATTAA
- a CDS encoding gamma-glutamyl-gamma-aminobutyrate hydrolase family protein: MTQMVIGVTPLYDVQRDSVWMIPGYLDGITQAGGIPVIFPLDCGPKQLHQLFDMVDGVLFTGGQDVDPALYGEQRRETCGEICQKRDIMERELLQMCRIHQKPAFGICRGIQLFNAALGGTLYQDLEHELTSEIRHHMAPPYNRAVHCVQIDGDSLLYRIVGEQNIAVNSYHHQGVRELAPTLTACAWSADGLIEAVEDRRQPFFLATQWHPELFWRRDENSRKMFRAFVNACRESRNRLGYIGCCDIL; the protein is encoded by the coding sequence ATGACTCAGATGGTGATTGGCGTGACGCCGCTGTATGACGTACAGCGCGATAGTGTTTGGATGATTCCGGGGTATTTGGACGGCATCACACAGGCGGGCGGCATTCCGGTGATTTTTCCGCTGGACTGCGGGCCAAAACAGCTGCATCAGCTGTTTGACATGGTGGACGGTGTCTTGTTTACCGGCGGACAGGATGTAGATCCGGCTCTGTACGGCGAACAGCGCAGGGAGACCTGCGGAGAGATTTGCCAAAAGCGCGATATTATGGAGCGGGAGCTGCTGCAGATGTGCCGCATCCATCAAAAACCGGCATTTGGCATCTGCCGCGGCATCCAGCTGTTTAATGCGGCATTGGGCGGCACGCTGTATCAGGACCTGGAGCATGAGCTGACCAGCGAAATCCGGCACCACATGGCGCCGCCATATAACAGAGCGGTGCATTGCGTTCAGATTGACGGAGACAGCCTGCTCTATCGCATTGTGGGCGAGCAAAACATTGCGGTCAACAGCTATCATCATCAGGGCGTGCGCGAATTGGCACCCACGCTGACCGCGTGCGCGTGGTCGGCAGATGGTCTCATCGAGGCGGTAGAGGACAGACGGCAGCCGTTTTTCTTGGCAACGCAGTGGCATCCGGAGCTGTTTTGGCGGCGCGATGAAAACAGCCGCAAGATGTTCCGCGCCTTTGTCAATGCCTGCCGGGAGAGCAGAAACCGCTTGGGATATATCGGGTGCTGTGATATACTATAA
- a CDS encoding EFR1 family ferrodoxin (N-terminal region resembles flavodoxins. C-terminal ferrodoxin region binds two 4Fe-4S clusters.), with amino-acid sequence MKIKRVRLIYFSATNTTQTVVRRIGAKLSECLDVPVQENDFTLPKAREQDILCQSEELAVVGVPVYAGRVPNKLLPYVRDAIHGSDTLAVPVVLYGNRDYDDALIELRDVLESNGFHTIAGAAFVGEHSFSRILAAGRPDAADLQLADSFAERIDDKLQALRELPTEPVAVKGNTPYKPYFAPKNAKEYLKVKPVVSDACTGCGLCAKLCPLGSIDANDVKRYVGPCIKCGACIKKCPKQARFFDNEIYLYHKRELEQKFQRRAQADLFL; translated from the coding sequence ATGAAAATCAAGCGTGTGCGGCTGATCTATTTCAGCGCGACCAATACCACACAGACGGTTGTGCGGCGAATCGGAGCGAAGCTGTCCGAATGTCTCGATGTTCCGGTGCAGGAGAACGATTTTACTTTGCCCAAGGCGCGGGAACAGGACATTCTCTGCCAATCGGAGGAACTGGCGGTTGTCGGCGTGCCAGTCTATGCCGGCCGTGTGCCCAATAAGCTGCTGCCGTATGTGCGCGATGCCATTCACGGCAGTGACACACTGGCGGTTCCAGTTGTCTTATATGGCAATCGGGATTATGACGATGCCTTGATTGAGCTGCGCGATGTGTTAGAATCCAATGGATTCCACACAATAGCAGGAGCGGCGTTTGTCGGAGAGCATTCGTTTTCGAGAATTTTGGCGGCGGGCAGACCGGACGCGGCGGATTTGCAGCTGGCGGATTCGTTCGCCGAACGCATTGACGACAAGCTGCAAGCCCTGCGGGAGCTTCCTACAGAGCCGGTTGCCGTCAAAGGAAACACGCCGTATAAGCCGTATTTCGCACCGAAAAACGCAAAGGAATACCTCAAGGTCAAACCGGTGGTGTCGGACGCCTGTACGGGCTGCGGGCTGTGCGCCAAGCTGTGCCCGCTCGGCTCGATTGATGCGAACGATGTCAAACGCTATGTCGGTCCGTGCATCAAATGCGGTGCCTGTATCAAAAAATGTCCGAAGCAGGCGCGATTTTTTGACAACGAGATTTATCTGTATCACAAACGCGAGCTGGAACAGAAGTTTCAGCGCCGCGCGCAGGCAGATCTGTTTCTATAA
- a CDS encoding response regulator transcription factor: MEKLSIYVVEDDESIRTMVVYALNGSGYEAQGFPGGRSFYAAVNEKKPDLVLLDIMLPGEDGLSILKHLRAAPETSQMPVIMLTAKTAEMDKVRGLDLGADDYISKPFGILELLSRIRAVARRTVESSKSAAVNGAHSYDYGNVHVDEDGHVVTVDGEEVLLTRKEFRLLCDLLRNQGRVLTRDQIMEQVWGFDYGGATRTVDIHINTLRKKIHDDGTMIQTVRGIGYKIDKEAKE; the protein is encoded by the coding sequence ATGGAAAAACTGTCCATTTATGTAGTTGAAGATGACGAAAGCATCCGTACGATGGTGGTCTATGCGCTCAACGGAAGTGGGTACGAGGCGCAGGGATTTCCGGGCGGACGCTCGTTTTATGCAGCAGTCAATGAGAAAAAACCGGATTTGGTGCTGCTGGATATTATGCTGCCGGGAGAGGACGGTCTGTCTATCCTCAAGCATCTGCGCGCGGCGCCGGAGACCAGTCAGATGCCGGTTATCATGCTGACCGCCAAAACCGCGGAGATGGATAAGGTGCGCGGTCTGGATCTCGGCGCAGATGATTATATCTCCAAGCCGTTTGGCATTTTGGAGCTGCTGTCGCGCATTCGCGCCGTGGCACGGCGAACCGTGGAGAGCAGCAAAAGCGCGGCGGTCAACGGCGCACACAGCTATGACTACGGCAATGTTCACGTGGATGAGGACGGACATGTTGTCACGGTGGACGGCGAAGAAGTGCTGCTGACGCGAAAAGAATTTCGCCTGCTGTGCGATTTGCTGCGCAATCAGGGACGTGTGCTGACGCGCGATCAGATTATGGAACAGGTCTGGGGCTTTGATTACGGCGGTGCGACGCGAACCGTAGATATTCATATCAACACATTGCGCAAGAAAATTCACGATGACGGCACGATGATTCAGACCGTGCGCGGCATCGGCTATAAGATTGATAAAGAGGCGAAGGAATGA
- a CDS encoding ATP-binding protein, whose product MKKRIYWVLLLLSAVGVLCASALTLAVTSQRSMRQAEQYINDLAQSISQSYDYVDEASYEKILQGLPDIVRVTFITSDGTVLYDSNAEASKMENHLDRPEIQQAIHDGFGEDIRNSSTTDSSSYYYALRLSDGNVLRLAQQYSSIRSMMLTSVPGIVVVMVILFGMALLLSHWLTKWMMKPVERAVRALDQAGVNADSYAELKPFFSHIQAQDQEIHTQKEILEQEREILGIITNNMREGLLLVSKDKNVVSVNPSAIHMLAGRVADPSEFIGKNYLIVNRTQELHDCVTTALSGASLNDDFTMHGRVYHIYASPMLRLGEVDGAVVIVLDETQQRMAERSRQEFSANVSHELKTPLTSISGYAEMMENGMVASMDDIRKFSGSIHKESLRLIALIDDIIRLSRIEEEVKEPQSLEPVELDDLCEAVMESLEPVAKKAEVSLHLETCPAVLLGEDGMLSELVYNLCENAIKYNHPNGNVWLSLSQDEKEITIKVKDDGIGIPEESRLRVFERFYRVDKSHSKQIGGTGLGLSIVKHVVEYHHGRVELDSGLGVGTEIRVFLPKVIE is encoded by the coding sequence ATGAAAAAGCGGATTTATTGGGTGCTGCTGTTGCTCAGTGCAGTCGGCGTGCTGTGTGCCAGTGCGCTGACGCTGGCAGTGACCTCGCAGCGCTCGATGCGGCAGGCGGAGCAGTACATCAATGATTTGGCACAGTCGATCAGCCAGAGCTATGATTATGTCGATGAGGCGTCCTATGAAAAAATTTTGCAGGGACTGCCGGACATCGTGCGCGTGACGTTTATCACCTCAGACGGCACCGTGCTGTATGATTCTAATGCAGAGGCGTCCAAGATGGAAAACCACTTGGATCGTCCGGAGATTCAGCAGGCAATACACGACGGATTCGGTGAGGACATTCGAAATTCCTCGACAACAGATTCTTCGAGCTATTACTATGCGCTGCGGCTGTCCGATGGCAATGTGCTGCGTTTGGCACAGCAGTATTCCAGCATTCGCAGCATGATGCTGACATCCGTTCCGGGCATTGTTGTCGTCATGGTTATTCTGTTTGGCATGGCGCTGTTGCTGTCCCACTGGCTGACAAAATGGATGATGAAGCCAGTTGAGCGCGCGGTACGTGCGCTGGATCAGGCGGGCGTCAATGCCGATTCCTATGCGGAGCTCAAACCGTTTTTCTCGCATATTCAGGCACAGGATCAGGAAATTCACACGCAGAAAGAGATTTTGGAGCAGGAGCGGGAAATTCTCGGCATCATCACCAACAATATGCGGGAAGGTTTGCTGCTGGTATCGAAGGATAAAAACGTTGTCTCCGTCAACCCGAGTGCCATTCATATGCTGGCGGGGCGGGTGGCAGATCCGAGTGAATTTATCGGAAAGAATTATCTGATTGTCAACCGCACGCAGGAACTGCACGATTGTGTGACGACAGCGCTGTCCGGTGCAAGTCTCAACGATGATTTTACGATGCACGGGCGTGTGTATCATATCTATGCCAGCCCGATGCTGCGTTTGGGTGAAGTAGACGGCGCTGTGGTGATCGTATTGGATGAGACCCAGCAGCGCATGGCAGAGCGCAGCAGACAGGAGTTTTCTGCCAATGTTTCGCACGAACTGAAAACACCGCTGACGTCGATTTCCGGTTATGCGGAGATGATGGAGAACGGCATGGTTGCGAGCATGGATGACATTCGCAAGTTCTCCGGCAGCATTCATAAAGAATCCCTGCGCTTGATTGCGCTGATCGACGATATTATCCGCCTGTCGCGCATTGAGGAAGAAGTCAAAGAACCGCAGAGCTTGGAGCCGGTTGAGTTGGATGACCTGTGCGAAGCGGTGATGGAGTCGCTGGAGCCGGTGGCAAAAAAAGCAGAGGTCTCCCTGCATTTGGAAACCTGTCCGGCAGTGCTGCTCGGCGAGGACGGCATGCTCAGTGAACTGGTGTATAATTTGTGCGAAAATGCCATCAAATATAATCATCCGAACGGAAATGTCTGGCTGTCGCTGTCACAGGACGAGAAGGAAATCACCATAAAGGTCAAGGATGACGGTATTGGCATACCGGAGGAATCGCGCCTGCGCGTGTTCGAACGATTTTACCGTGTGGACAAGAGCCATTCCAAGCAGATTGGCGGAACGGGCTTGGGACTGTCCATCGTCAAGCATGTTGTAGAATATCATCACGGCAGAGTGGAACTGGACAGCGGCCTCGGCGTCGGTACGGAAATCCGTGTATTTCTTCCGAAGGTGATAGAATAA
- the pyrH gene encoding UMP kinase has product MDTPKYKRVLIKISGEALAGDNKFGLNFDVIGPVCDVVKKCVEIGTEVGIVVGGGNFWRGVKDGGGKMERTRADYMGMLATTINSLALQDALEQRGVDVRVQTAIEMRQIAEPYIRNKATRHLEKGRVVIFGCGIGNPYFSTDTAAALRAAEINAEIILLAKNIDGVYDSDPAKNPDAKKYDTLSYMEVLEKKLAVMDTTATTLSMDNNIPLLVFALKEPENIYRAVMGEQVGTMVNNQ; this is encoded by the coding sequence ATGGATACACCGAAATATAAGCGTGTTTTAATCAAAATCAGTGGCGAAGCACTGGCGGGCGACAACAAGTTCGGTCTGAACTTTGACGTCATCGGTCCGGTTTGCGACGTTGTCAAAAAGTGCGTAGAAATCGGCACGGAAGTCGGCATCGTTGTCGGCGGCGGCAATTTCTGGCGCGGCGTCAAGGACGGCGGCGGAAAGATGGAGCGCACCCGTGCAGACTATATGGGTATGCTGGCTACCACGATTAACTCGCTGGCACTGCAGGACGCTCTGGAGCAGCGCGGTGTAGACGTGCGTGTACAGACCGCAATTGAGATGCGTCAGATCGCAGAGCCGTACATTCGCAACAAGGCAACCCGTCATCTGGAAAAGGGCCGCGTTGTTATTTTCGGCTGCGGCATCGGCAATCCGTATTTTTCTACCGATACAGCTGCTGCGCTGCGCGCTGCTGAAATCAATGCGGAGATTATTCTGCTGGCGAAGAACATCGACGGTGTATACGATTCCGATCCGGCAAAGAATCCGGACGCAAAGAAGTATGACACGCTGTCCTATATGGAAGTGCTGGAGAAGAAGCTGGCTGTTATGGATACCACCGCGACGACTCTTTCTATGGACAACAACATTCCGCTGCTCGTGTTCGCACTGAAGGAGCCGGAAAACATTTACCGTGCCGTCATGGGAGAGCAGGTCGGCACCATGGTAAATAATCAGTAA
- the frr gene encoding ribosome recycling factor: MKPDLKPYEGKMQKSLDVLAENLAGIRAGRANASVLNKITVDYYGTASPIQQVAAVASPDPRTLTIQPWDASLLKEIVKAIQTSELGINPQNDGKLIRLSFPPLTEERRKELIKQVSKEGEASKVAIRNIRRDAIDKWKAAKKKSEITEDELADAEKDMQKLTDKYIKEIDKTTAAKSEELKSV, translated from the coding sequence ATGAAACCCGATTTGAAACCGTATGAAGGAAAAATGCAGAAGTCTCTGGACGTTCTGGCAGAAAATTTGGCAGGCATCCGCGCAGGCCGCGCAAATGCAAGCGTGCTCAATAAGATCACGGTTGATTACTACGGAACTGCAAGCCCGATTCAGCAGGTAGCTGCTGTGGCTTCTCCGGACCCGCGCACCCTGACCATTCAGCCGTGGGATGCATCTCTGCTCAAGGAGATTGTCAAGGCAATCCAGACTTCCGAGCTGGGCATCAACCCGCAGAACGATGGCAAGCTGATTCGTCTGAGCTTCCCGCCGCTGACCGAGGAGCGCCGTAAGGAGCTCATCAAGCAGGTATCCAAGGAAGGCGAAGCATCCAAGGTTGCCATCCGCAACATTCGCCGCGATGCCATTGATAAGTGGAAGGCAGCAAAGAAGAAGTCTGAGATCACCGAGGACGAGCTGGCAGATGCAGAAAAGGATATGCAGAAGCTGACCGACAAGTATATCAAGGAGATCGACAAGACGACTGCGGCAAAGTCGGAAGAACTGAAGTCTGTTTAA
- a CDS encoding isoprenyl transferase, producing the protein MFNILKKEDSTPPQPSDRPVPQHIAVIMDGNGRWAKKRGLPRTAGHKVGAETFRTIATYCKNIGVKYFTVYAFSTENWKRPEEEVSTLMNLFRRYLKEAIDTMAKDEIAVQVIGDLSVLAPDIRELVARCNAEAQKRPEFSVATLCINYGGRDEIKNAVRAIAQEVQAGQLKPEDITEDTISQHLYTAHMPDPDFIIRPSGEIRTSNFLLWQSAYAEYYFTDVLWPDFKPADMDAAIDEFNRRNRRFGGV; encoded by the coding sequence TTGTTCAATATACTGAAAAAAGAGGACAGCACGCCGCCGCAGCCGTCCGACCGCCCAGTGCCGCAGCATATTGCGGTTATTATGGACGGAAATGGACGCTGGGCAAAAAAACGCGGATTGCCGCGTACCGCCGGACATAAGGTCGGCGCAGAGACGTTCCGCACCATCGCAACATACTGCAAAAACATTGGCGTCAAATATTTTACCGTGTATGCATTTTCCACGGAGAACTGGAAGCGTCCGGAGGAAGAAGTCAGCACGCTGATGAACCTGTTCCGCAGATATCTCAAGGAAGCCATTGACACGATGGCAAAGGATGAAATTGCCGTGCAGGTCATTGGTGATTTGTCCGTGCTCGCACCGGATATTCGGGAGCTTGTCGCGCGCTGCAACGCAGAGGCACAAAAGCGGCCGGAATTTTCCGTCGCTACGCTGTGCATCAACTACGGCGGACGCGATGAGATAAAAAATGCCGTGCGCGCCATCGCGCAGGAAGTACAGGCGGGACAGCTGAAGCCGGAGGATATCACTGAGGACACGATTTCTCAGCATCTGTACACTGCGCACATGCCGGATCCGGATTTTATTATCCGCCCGAGCGGAGAGATTCGCACGTCAAATTTCCTGCTGTGGCAGAGCGCGTATGCAGAATACTATTTTACGGATGTCCTGTGGCCGGACTTCAAGCCGGCGGATATGGATGCCGCCATTGATGAATTTAACAGAAGAAATAGACGATTCGGAGGAGTATAA
- a CDS encoding phosphatidate cytidylyltransferase, translated as MKTRVAFGVTGAVVVILALFVFPPIVAQLLMMALSVCAAQEFTAATAGKNNKELQIAAMLLALGMSFASARDSYPVYWMRAMLYIGVVVLFVLLLRHHTKFGFQELAGAYFGGILIPYLLMSLIRMFTMSENGAFHLVIPLLAAWGSDTCALFAGMAFGKHKLAPVISPKKTVEGAIGGVVGAAVLTVIYGIAVSAFTNLTLSVPLCLAAGILGAVLGQIGDLSFSIVKRKSGIKDYGKIFPGHGGVLDRFDSVIFVAPLVELLLHLFSNLGL; from the coding sequence ATGAAAACAAGAGTTGCATTTGGCGTGACCGGTGCAGTTGTTGTCATCCTTGCGCTGTTCGTCTTCCCGCCGATCGTCGCGCAGCTGCTCATGATGGCACTGTCCGTCTGTGCGGCGCAGGAATTTACCGCAGCGACCGCAGGAAAAAACAACAAGGAGCTGCAAATTGCAGCGATGCTGCTCGCTTTGGGCATGTCGTTTGCCAGCGCGAGAGACAGCTATCCGGTGTATTGGATGCGCGCGATGCTGTATATCGGTGTCGTGGTTCTGTTTGTTCTGCTGCTGCGGCATCACACAAAGTTTGGATTTCAGGAGCTTGCCGGTGCCTATTTCGGCGGCATTCTCATTCCGTATCTGCTCATGAGCCTGATTCGCATGTTCACGATGTCGGAGAACGGCGCGTTTCATCTGGTCATTCCGCTGCTGGCGGCTTGGGGTTCGGATACCTGCGCCCTGTTTGCAGGCATGGCGTTCGGCAAGCATAAGCTGGCACCGGTGATTTCTCCGAAAAAGACGGTTGAGGGCGCAATTGGCGGCGTTGTCGGCGCGGCTGTCCTCACTGTGATTTACGGCATTGCAGTCAGTGCGTTTACCAATCTGACGCTGTCTGTACCGCTGTGTCTGGCAGCCGGTATTTTGGGTGCTGTGCTCGGTCAAATCGGTGATTTGTCGTTCTCCATCGTCAAGAGAAAGAGCGGCATTAAAGATTACGGCAAGATTTTTCCGGGTCATGGCGGCGTACTCGATCGGTTCGACAGTGTGATTTTTGTGGCACCGCTGGTTGAGCTGCTGCTGCATCTGTTTTCTAATCTGGGGTTATAA
- the dxr gene encoding 1-deoxy-D-xylulose-5-phosphate reductoisomerase, translating into MKNIVILGSTGSIGTQTIDVLDSIEAQVCAISVNTNIQRAEQQARALHPSLVAVYNEEKAKELKTKLADTDIRVVSGMDGLIEAATLPEADVVVTAVVGMVGLLPTMAAIEAGKAIALANKETLVCAGQIVMRAAREKGVPILPVDSEHSAIFQCLQGAAGNRINRILLTASGGPFFGMSREQMRHVTKEQALHHPNWSMGAKITIDSASMMNKGLELIEAMWLYDVEPDDIDIVVHRESIVHSAVEFEDGSVIAQMGNPDMRLPIQYALTYPERVPCKVPPLDLPRRHNLTFFAPDEEAFPTLGLARRAAAARGNLGAIMNGANEAAVELFLHDKIPFYRIPELVQAAMDNVEYLPEITIEDVLASDRAAREIVKGLLLS; encoded by the coding sequence ATGAAAAATATTGTTATTCTCGGTTCGACCGGCTCTATCGGCACACAGACCATTGATGTTCTCGATTCCATCGAGGCGCAGGTGTGCGCGATTTCGGTCAATACCAATATCCAGCGCGCAGAGCAACAGGCGCGTGCCTTGCATCCGTCTTTGGTTGCGGTGTACAATGAAGAAAAAGCAAAAGAGCTGAAAACCAAGCTCGCAGATACCGATATTCGCGTCGTGTCCGGCATGGACGGTCTGATTGAAGCCGCAACTCTGCCGGAAGCCGATGTTGTTGTGACGGCGGTTGTCGGCATGGTGGGACTGCTGCCGACAATGGCTGCCATTGAAGCGGGAAAGGCGATTGCGCTTGCCAATAAGGAAACGCTGGTGTGCGCCGGACAGATCGTCATGCGGGCAGCGCGTGAAAAGGGCGTGCCGATTTTGCCGGTGGATTCCGAGCACTCGGCAATTTTCCAGTGCTTGCAGGGCGCAGCGGGCAACCGCATCAACCGCATTCTGCTGACAGCATCCGGCGGCCCGTTCTTCGGCATGAGCCGCGAGCAGATGCGCCACGTCACCAAGGAGCAGGCGCTGCATCATCCGAACTGGAGCATGGGCGCCAAAATTACCATCGACTCCGCAAGCATGATGAACAAGGGCTTGGAGCTGATTGAAGCGATGTGGCTGTACGATGTAGAGCCGGATGACATTGACATTGTCGTGCATCGGGAAAGCATCGTGCATTCCGCTGTGGAGTTTGAGGACGGTTCCGTGATTGCGCAGATGGGCAATCCGGATATGCGCCTGCCGATTCAGTATGCGCTGACCTATCCGGAGCGTGTGCCGTGCAAGGTGCCGCCACTGGATCTGCCGCGCAGACACAATCTGACATTCTTTGCACCGGATGAAGAAGCGTTCCCGACACTGGGACTGGCACGCCGTGCGGCTGCCGCCCGCGGCAATCTCGGCGCAATTATGAACGGCGCAAACGAAGCAGCCGTTGAGCTGTTTCTGCACGATAAAATTCCGTTCTATCGCATTCCGGAGCTGGTACAGGCGGCGATGGACAACGTCGAGTATTTGCCGGAAATCACGATTGAGGATGTTCTGGCAAGCGACCGCGCAGCCCGTGAGATTGTCAAGGGACTGCTGTTGTCGTAA